A part of Olleya sp. Bg11-27 genomic DNA contains:
- a CDS encoding DEAD/DEAH box helicase family protein, with product MSKTWSSLQFIFPWRSYQAKLLKNFYSHISDRHFHVIAPPGSGKTILGIEIMRQLGKKTLVLAPTLTIRDQWEDRLQSFFTTDSAFEDFSFDVKAPSDVTFITYQSLHAFYKSFENKADYLNFFKKHNIETLVLDEAHHLKNAWWTCLFELKNSNPFFVVALTATPPYDSDRTEVAKYFNLCGEIDDEIAVPDLVRETDLCPHQDFVYFSKPEELEINLIYEYRQKIAGFKDELIKDESFITFISQHRFYENTEEHLDEIYGNTEYFSALLIFLNACGVAIEQSKLKTLGFNKSETINFPELYLDWLEILFQNLLVKDREQLIAQEPYLLNLEKKLRRLHVFDKKRVNFLGEDLLYRSLTNSPSKLKSIITIVDAERKSLQADLRCVILTDYIRKEFLATAESELSTINKIGVIPIFQHLRCRFPSSKELAVLTGSLVIIHESIRDAFGAIENLDSFSFTPLEVDTQFLIVSSKTKTRNGIVSIMTTLFENGAIKILVGTKSLLGEGWDAPSINSLILASFIGSFVSSNQMRGRAIRRNPKQLDKTGNIWHLACVDSTSKTGGRDIETLRRRFEAFVGVTTNSIPYITNGIDRLDIPEHFLEVDIEQLNTETLNRATNRASITKKWQDSIGNGTAFGKQVQIFDLSELPFKKQKQIYYFDVVRFFTIELFFSILLFYFEYIIKGFNVIFQRGFTYFIYSFLVCFLISFGRKLYKAIMLYMRYGSLYKTIQKMGETIVDSLSDLGHLTTSKEELFVVAGKVGSRDVICNLIGGSTYENTLFSSALSELLDPIESPRYLIIKTSLFRRRLNIENFYPVPELFGDKKKNALVFQNNWRKYMGRNKLFYTRHFEGRQLLLKARLFHVYNAFRKTTKEVTIWK from the coding sequence TTGAGCAAAACGTGGTCTAGTTTACAATTTATTTTCCCTTGGAGAAGCTATCAAGCAAAGCTTTTGAAAAATTTTTATAGCCATATTTCTGACCGTCATTTTCATGTGATTGCACCTCCAGGTTCTGGAAAAACCATTCTAGGTATTGAGATCATGCGACAATTAGGTAAAAAAACTTTGGTTTTAGCTCCTACACTTACCATTAGAGATCAGTGGGAAGATCGATTACAGTCCTTTTTTACTACAGATAGTGCGTTTGAAGACTTCTCTTTTGATGTCAAAGCACCTAGTGATGTTACTTTTATTACCTACCAATCGTTGCATGCTTTTTATAAATCCTTTGAAAACAAAGCCGACTATCTTAACTTTTTTAAAAAGCATAATATTGAAACATTAGTTTTGGATGAAGCACACCATTTAAAAAATGCTTGGTGGACCTGTTTATTCGAATTAAAAAATAGTAATCCTTTTTTTGTTGTGGCCTTAACAGCTACGCCGCCTTATGATAGTGATAGGACAGAAGTGGCAAAGTATTTTAACCTTTGTGGCGAAATAGATGATGAAATTGCGGTTCCTGATTTAGTAAGAGAAACTGATTTGTGTCCACATCAAGATTTTGTGTATTTTTCTAAGCCAGAAGAGTTAGAGATTAATTTAATTTACGAGTATAGACAGAAAATTGCGGGATTTAAAGATGAATTGATCAAAGACGAATCATTTATCACGTTTATTTCACAGCATCGTTTTTACGAAAACACAGAAGAGCATTTAGACGAAATATATGGTAATACTGAATATTTTTCTGCGTTACTTATCTTTTTGAATGCTTGTGGAGTGGCTATTGAACAGTCTAAGTTAAAAACCCTAGGTTTTAATAAAAGTGAAACCATTAATTTTCCTGAATTGTATTTAGATTGGTTAGAAATTTTATTTCAAAACCTATTAGTAAAAGATCGGGAGCAGTTAATAGCACAGGAACCTTACCTTTTAAATTTAGAAAAAAAGCTTAGGCGATTACATGTTTTTGATAAAAAAAGAGTCAATTTTTTAGGTGAAGACTTGTTATATCGATCCTTAACCAATAGTCCTAGTAAACTTAAAAGTATCATCACAATTGTGGATGCCGAGCGTAAGAGTTTACAGGCAGATTTAAGGTGTGTCATTTTAACGGATTATATTAGAAAGGAATTTCTAGCGACTGCAGAATCAGAACTTAGTACCATTAATAAAATTGGTGTTATTCCTATTTTTCAACACTTGCGTTGTCGTTTTCCTAGTTCGAAGGAATTAGCGGTACTGACTGGTAGTTTGGTTATTATTCATGAATCTATTCGTGACGCTTTTGGAGCTATTGAAAACTTAGACTCCTTTTCATTTACGCCGTTAGAGGTCGATACTCAGTTTCTTATAGTGTCATCCAAAACAAAGACTAGAAATGGTATTGTTAGCATTATGACCACGCTATTTGAAAACGGAGCTATTAAAATATTAGTAGGGACAAAATCGTTATTAGGTGAAGGTTGGGATGCGCCCTCCATTAATAGTTTGATTTTGGCATCGTTTATTGGATCGTTTGTGTCTTCTAACCAAATGCGAGGCAGGGCCATTAGAAGAAACCCGAAACAGTTGGATAAAACGGGAAATATATGGCATCTGGCTTGTGTGGATAGTACCTCTAAAACAGGAGGTAGGGATATCGAAACTTTAAGACGTCGTTTTGAAGCCTTTGTGGGTGTGACGACTAATAGTATTCCTTATATAACTAATGGAATTGATCGCTTAGACATTCCTGAACACTTTTTAGAGGTTGATATAGAACAGCTAAATACAGAGACTTTAAATAGAGCAACCAACAGGGCTTCAATCACTAAAAAATGGCAAGATTCTATCGGAAATGGAACGGCTTTTGGTAAACAAGTACAGATTTTTGATTTAAGTGAATTGCCCTTTAAAAAACAAAAGCAAATCTATTATTTTGATGTGGTGCGTTTTTTTACAATTGAATTGTTCTTTTCAATCTTGTTATTCTATTTCGAGTATATCATCAAAGGATTTAATGTGATTTTTCAACGCGGATTTACCTATTTTATATATTCGTTTTTGGTGTGTTTCTTAATTTCTTTTGGACGCAAATTGTACAAAGCAATAATGCTATACATGCGTTATGGGTCTTTATATAAAACGATTCAGAAAATGGGCGAAACAATTGTGGACTCATTATCTGACTTAGGACATCTAACAACTAGTAAAGAGGAACTTTTTGTTGTTGCTGGCAAGGTTGGAAGTCGAGATGTTATATGTAATTTAATAGGAGGTAGTACGTATGAGAATACTTTGTTCTCTTCCGCTTTAAGCGAGTTATTAGATCCTATAGAGTCTCCAAGATATCTAATAATTAAAACGAGCCTGTTTAGACGACGTCTGAATATTGAGAATTTTTACCCAGTACCAGAGCTGTTTGGTGATAAAAAGAAGAATGCTTTAGTGTTTCAGAATAATTGGAGAAAATATATGGGACGAAACAAGTTGTTTTATACTAGACATTTTGAAGGGCGACAATTACTTTTAAAGGCGAGGTTGTTTCATGTATATAATGCCTTTAGAAAAACAACTAAGGAGGTTACTATCTGGAAATAA
- a CDS encoding YchJ family protein → MNCYCGNNKSYKACCEVFHINGGKTETAQQLMRSRYSAFVLANGDYLMSTHHKSTRPSSEKKTIVKWAKSVEWIKLDVQDISKGLVNDNEGTVTFSAYFYDNGTMDVIHEKSAFVKENNHWFYLGYAND, encoded by the coding sequence ATGAATTGTTACTGCGGGAATAACAAAAGCTATAAAGCATGCTGTGAAGTGTTTCATATAAACGGTGGAAAAACGGAAACAGCACAACAACTTATGCGCTCTAGATATAGCGCTTTTGTATTAGCAAATGGTGATTATTTAATGTCAACCCACCATAAGTCAACAAGACCAAGCTCAGAAAAGAAAACCATTGTAAAATGGGCAAAATCCGTAGAGTGGATTAAATTAGATGTACAAGATATTTCCAAAGGTTTGGTAAATGACAATGAAGGCACAGTGACATTTAGCGCCTATTTTTATGATAATGGCACCATGGATGTCATCCATGAAAAGTCAGCCTTTGTAAAAGAAAATAACCATTGGTTTTACCTAGGCTATGCCAACGACTAA
- the hemF gene encoding oxygen-dependent coproporphyrinogen oxidase: protein MKDKFFKYIQQLQDQITAGLEKIDGKATFQEDLWERPEGGGGRTRVIENGNVFEKGGVNISGVHGKLPDSMQKYFGVEDADFFACGLSLVLHPTNPMVPTVHANWRYFEMYDKDGNIVDQWFGGGQDLTPYYLFDEDATHFHQTCKTACDKHNPEFYPKYKARCDDYFYNTHRNEGRGIGGLFFDYCKATEDMSMQNWYDYVTEVGDSFLEAYVPIVEKRKNLDYTKAQRDWQEIRRGRYVEFNLVHDKGTLFGLKTNGRIESILMSLPPHVQWVYDHQPEAGSEEEKLIDVLQNPKKWA from the coding sequence ATCAAAGATAAATTTTTCAAATACATACAGCAACTACAAGATCAAATTACAGCTGGTCTAGAAAAAATAGACGGAAAAGCCACTTTCCAAGAAGACCTCTGGGAACGCCCAGAAGGCGGCGGAGGAAGAACACGAGTTATCGAAAATGGAAACGTTTTTGAAAAAGGAGGTGTTAATATTTCTGGTGTTCATGGTAAATTACCAGACAGCATGCAAAAATATTTTGGTGTTGAAGATGCCGATTTTTTCGCCTGTGGATTAAGTTTAGTTTTACATCCTACAAACCCAATGGTTCCAACAGTACATGCTAATTGGCGCTATTTTGAAATGTATGACAAAGACGGAAACATTGTAGACCAATGGTTTGGTGGTGGGCAAGATTTGACCCCCTATTATTTATTCGATGAAGACGCAACACATTTCCATCAAACCTGTAAAACGGCTTGCGACAAGCATAATCCAGAATTTTATCCAAAATACAAAGCACGTTGCGACGACTATTTTTACAATACACACCGTAATGAAGGTCGTGGTATTGGAGGGCTATTCTTTGATTATTGCAAAGCTACTGAAGATATGAGCATGCAAAACTGGTACGATTATGTTACCGAAGTTGGCGATAGTTTTTTAGAAGCTTATGTTCCTATAGTAGAAAAAAGAAAAAACTTAGATTACACAAAAGCACAACGCGATTGGCAGGAAATACGTCGTGGACGCTATGTAGAATTCAATCTAGTGCATGATAAAGGCACACTTTTTGGACTAAAAACCAATGGACGTATCGAAAGTATTTTAATGAGCCTACCACCACATGTCCAATGGGTTTACGATCATCAACCAGAAGCTGGTAGTGAAGAAGAAAAATTAATTGACGTATTACAAAATCCTAAAAAATGGGCTTAA
- a CDS encoding GNAT family N-acetyltransferase, protein MILQFDDFDITPINTNDAWALCDLMITNSDRFKRFFPGTLKDNLNPTLSQLFVEKKLKQFQKKEEFLFTLNTAQTSKLIGLIYIKAIDWSIKQGEFAYCIDYNYKGQGTISKAITALSNYAFTSLDLNTLQIIAHKDNLPSVNVAINNGFQWIKTLKNECTPTDGNPLDMELYELHNL, encoded by the coding sequence ATGATTTTGCAATTCGACGATTTCGATATTACACCAATCAACACTAACGACGCTTGGGCGTTATGCGATTTAATGATCACAAATTCAGATCGTTTTAAACGTTTTTTTCCAGGGACCTTAAAAGACAATCTAAACCCTACACTATCGCAGCTATTTGTTGAAAAAAAATTAAAACAATTTCAGAAAAAAGAAGAATTCCTTTTCACCTTAAATACTGCTCAAACAAGTAAATTAATAGGATTAATCTATATAAAAGCGATAGACTGGTCCATTAAACAAGGAGAATTTGCTTATTGTATTGATTACAATTACAAAGGACAAGGGACTATATCAAAAGCCATAACCGCATTATCAAACTATGCTTTTACTTCTTTGGATTTGAATACACTTCAAATTATTGCACACAAAGATAATTTACCAAGTGTAAACGTCGCTATAAACAATGGTTTCCAATGGATTAAAACTTTGAAAAACGAATGCACTCCCACTGATGGCAACCCATTAGATATGGAGTTATATGAATTACACAACCTGTAA
- a CDS encoding EI24 domain-containing protein codes for MIQNIIKGLNGYSGALALISKLKLWKYFFIPIIISVIIGSAIAFAAYRLSDNIGRFIAKIWFWDWGKGAFTAFSTVIGVIIIIVIGLILYKHIVMALSAPFMSPVSEKIEAHLTGVSKHNHRKTSFQEQLWRGIRINIRNLVRELLITIPILLLKFIPVVNIFSTILLFCVQGYYAGFGNMDYTLERHYNYKDSINFVRKNRGVAIGNGLVFTLFLLLPFIGVILALPLSVTAASLSTVKLLKNDNQITV; via the coding sequence ATGATACAAAACATAATAAAAGGACTAAACGGTTATTCTGGAGCTTTAGCTTTAATCTCAAAGTTGAAGCTTTGGAAATACTTTTTCATCCCTATTATTATAAGCGTAATTATAGGTTCCGCAATTGCTTTTGCAGCCTACAGACTCTCGGATAACATTGGTCGCTTTATAGCAAAAATATGGTTTTGGGATTGGGGAAAAGGCGCTTTTACAGCTTTTTCTACCGTAATTGGTGTTATCATCATCATAGTCATAGGTCTAATTTTATACAAACACATTGTAATGGCTTTATCTGCGCCATTTATGAGTCCTGTTTCAGAAAAAATAGAAGCCCATTTAACAGGTGTTTCTAAACATAACCACAGAAAGACCTCCTTTCAAGAACAACTTTGGAGAGGGATTAGAATAAATATTAGAAACTTAGTACGCGAATTACTAATTACAATTCCAATTTTACTACTAAAATTTATACCAGTAGTCAACATTTTTTCTACTATACTACTCTTTTGTGTACAAGGTTATTACGCCGGTTTCGGTAATATGGATTACACCCTAGAGCGTCATTATAATTATAAAGACAGCATAAATTTTGTAAGAAAAAACAGAGGAGTAGCTATCGGAAATGGACTTGTTTTTACATTGTTTCTATTACTGCCTTTTATAGGTGTCATTCTAGCCCTACCTTTAAGTGTAACCGCTGCTTCATTAAGTACCGTAAAATTATTAAAAAACGATAATCAAATTACAGTTTAA
- the hemE gene encoding uroporphyrinogen decarboxylase: protein MIKNDLFLRALKGETVDRPPVWMMRQAGRYLPEFMEIKAKYDFFTRCQTPELASEITIQPIRRFGMDAAILFCDILVIPQAMNIEVQMKPNFGPYLPNPIRNQKDVDNVIVPDVKESLSYVYEAIKMTKEKLNDDIPLIGFAGSPWTILCYCVQGQGSKNFDKAKEFCFTNPIAAHDLLQKITDTTIAYLKEKVKAGVNAVQVFDSWGGMLSPVDYQEFSWKYIQQIIDALKDEAPVIAFGKGCWFALDKMAKSGAAALGVDWTCSAQNARYLTGGNITLQGNFDPTRLFSPPAQIKTMVHQMINEFGKDKYIVNLGHGILPNIPIENAKAFIDAVKEYKA from the coding sequence ATGATAAAAAACGATTTATTTTTAAGAGCATTAAAAGGAGAAACAGTAGATCGTCCACCAGTTTGGATGATGCGTCAAGCAGGTCGTTATCTTCCAGAATTCATGGAGATAAAAGCTAAGTATGATTTTTTTACACGTTGCCAAACACCTGAGTTAGCAAGTGAAATCACGATACAACCCATTCGTCGTTTTGGTATGGATGCTGCCATTTTATTTTGTGATATTTTAGTAATTCCACAAGCTATGAATATTGAGGTGCAAATGAAGCCGAATTTCGGGCCTTATTTACCAAATCCTATTCGTAATCAAAAAGACGTGGACAATGTTATTGTTCCCGACGTAAAAGAAAGTCTTAGCTACGTATATGAAGCTATAAAAATGACCAAAGAGAAACTAAATGACGACATTCCGTTAATTGGTTTTGCAGGTTCTCCTTGGACTATCCTTTGTTATTGTGTACAAGGTCAAGGCTCTAAAAACTTTGATAAAGCAAAAGAATTTTGTTTTACAAACCCAATAGCTGCCCACGACTTATTACAAAAAATAACAGATACTACTATTGCTTACTTAAAAGAAAAAGTAAAAGCAGGTGTTAATGCTGTTCAAGTGTTTGACTCTTGGGGAGGCATGTTATCTCCTGTAGATTATCAAGAATTTTCTTGGAAATATATTCAACAAATCATTGATGCATTAAAAGATGAAGCTCCGGTTATTGCTTTTGGTAAAGGCTGCTGGTTTGCTTTAGACAAAATGGCTAAATCAGGTGCAGCTGCATTAGGTGTAGACTGGACGTGTTCTGCTCAAAACGCACGTTACTTAACTGGAGGAAATATTACACTACAAGGTAATTTTGATCCTACCCGTTTATTTTCGCCTCCAGCACAAATTAAGACAATGGTACACCAAATGATTAACGAGTTTGGAAAAGATAAATATATTGTAAATTTAGGGCACGGTATTTTACCAAACATACCTATAGAAAATGCAAAGGCATTTATTGACGCTGTAAAAGAGTATAAAGCTTAA
- a CDS encoding four helix bundle protein, with product MRNFRKLEIWKNGIDIVKQVYKLSHQLPAQEKFGLKSQINRAAVSIPSNIAEGCSRNSEVEFKRFLEIAIGSLFEIETQLIIIVELKLITSEETKDLMTLIQKEGRMINGLINKIKKN from the coding sequence ATGAGAAATTTTAGAAAACTTGAAATTTGGAAAAATGGTATTGACATTGTCAAGCAAGTTTACAAACTATCTCACCAACTACCCGCTCAAGAAAAGTTTGGTTTAAAAAGTCAAATAAATAGAGCAGCTGTCTCCATTCCTTCCAACATAGCTGAAGGTTGTAGCAGAAATAGTGAAGTTGAATTTAAGCGTTTTTTAGAAATAGCTATAGGTTCACTTTTTGAAATAGAAACACAACTTATCATTATAGTCGAATTAAAATTAATAACTTCAGAAGAAACAAAGGATCTTATGACATTAATTCAAAAAGAAGGCAGGATGATTAACGGTTTAATTAATAAAATAAAAAAGAACTAA
- the hemC gene encoding hydroxymethylbilane synthase — MSKIIRIGTRDSALALYQAKAVQSQLKELGHQTVLVPLKSTGDIVLDKPLHELGITGIFTRTLDIAMLNGDIDIAVHSFKDVPTQLPTGIVQAAVVKRGNFKDTLVFKNNEEFLGSRDAIIATGSLRRRAQWLNRFPTHTLVDLRGNVNTRLQKLEDSDWNGAIFAAAGIGRLDIRPEDAVNLDWMIPAPAQGTIMVAALADDTETLEILAEINHKETEICTKIERDFLRKLEGGCTAPIGALAFIKDEEVTFEGILLSKDGTKKIQVKRVKALNEHHDIAEWCANYILERGGNRLMDELQDSHVKTNIYSTKSLTEDQRFLFNEKVKSESSDFVKISLNRIHPRFLKNEIQNVVITSQNAVDALLTNYSAIELQFKNIYCVGRRTKKMIENRIGKVLHTEKNAKKLADYLVDHMEGTEVTYFCSDVRLDDLPKILAENNITVIEVEAYQTKLDSIELPESVEGVMFYSPSTVQSYKKENDANGIAFCIGETTAKEASKHFDDVRTAKVPTVESVIELVNDYYV; from the coding sequence ATGTCTAAAATAATTAGAATCGGAACGCGCGATAGCGCGTTAGCTTTATATCAAGCAAAAGCAGTACAAAGTCAATTAAAAGAATTAGGTCATCAAACTGTTTTGGTTCCCTTAAAATCTACAGGAGACATTGTACTAGACAAACCACTTCACGAATTAGGTATTACAGGTATTTTTACACGCACTTTGGACATCGCCATGTTAAATGGAGATATCGATATTGCTGTACATTCTTTTAAAGATGTGCCTACTCAATTACCAACCGGAATTGTACAAGCTGCTGTTGTTAAACGTGGTAATTTTAAAGACACACTAGTGTTTAAAAATAACGAGGAATTTTTAGGTTCAAGAGATGCCATTATCGCAACTGGAAGTTTACGCAGACGTGCACAATGGTTAAATCGTTTTCCAACGCACACGTTAGTGGACTTAAGAGGAAACGTAAATACTAGATTACAAAAACTAGAAGATAGTGATTGGAATGGTGCTATTTTTGCTGCTGCTGGTATTGGTCGTTTAGATATTAGACCGGAAGATGCTGTAAATTTAGACTGGATGATTCCTGCTCCTGCGCAAGGGACAATTATGGTTGCAGCTTTAGCTGACGATACGGAAACTCTTGAGATCTTAGCTGAAATCAATCATAAGGAAACTGAGATTTGCACAAAAATTGAACGTGATTTTTTAAGAAAACTAGAAGGTGGTTGCACAGCTCCAATTGGTGCTTTAGCTTTTATTAAAGATGAAGAAGTAACGTTTGAAGGTATACTATTAAGTAAAGACGGTACTAAAAAAATACAAGTAAAACGCGTCAAAGCATTAAATGAACATCATGATATTGCAGAATGGTGTGCTAATTACATATTAGAGCGTGGTGGTAATCGTCTAATGGACGAACTTCAAGATTCTCATGTAAAAACAAATATTTACTCGACAAAATCTTTAACAGAAGACCAACGCTTTTTGTTTAACGAAAAAGTAAAATCTGAAAGTTCTGACTTTGTAAAGATTAGTTTAAATAGAATTCATCCAAGATTTCTTAAAAACGAAATTCAAAATGTAGTCATTACTAGTCAAAATGCTGTAGATGCTTTATTGACAAACTACTCAGCTATCGAACTTCAGTTTAAAAACATTTATTGTGTTGGACGTCGTACTAAAAAAATGATCGAAAACCGCATAGGAAAAGTGTTACACACGGAGAAAAACGCAAAGAAACTAGCAGACTATTTAGTTGATCATATGGAAGGTACAGAAGTTACTTATTTTTGTAGCGATGTACGATTGGATGATTTACCAAAAATTCTTGCAGAAAACAATATAACAGTTATCGAAGTAGAAGCTTATCAAACTAAACTGGATAGTATTGAACTTCCAGAAAGTGTTGAAGGCGTAATGTTTTACAGTCCATCTACGGTACAGAGTTATAAAAAAGAAAATGATGCCAATGGTATTGCGTTCTGTATTGGCGAAACAACAGCAAAAGAAGCTAGTAAGCATTTTGATGATGTCCGCACTGCTAAAGTACCAACAGTTGAAAGCGTTATTGAACTAGTAAACGACTATTATGTCTAG
- the hemA gene encoding glutamyl-tRNA reductase, producing the protein MEHYHMSTGTYFYALGLSYKKADADIRGKFSLDETSKSALLNQAKSNGIQSLIVTSTCNRTEIYGFAEHPYQLIQLLCDNTKGTVDEFQKYAYIYKGQEAITHLFRVGSGLDSQILGDFEIIGQLKKSTIASKEHGLLNPFIERLVNSVIQASKRIKTETEISSGATSVSFASVQYILNTIDNVTDKNILLFGTGKIGRNTCENLVKHTKNEQITLINRTKGKAEAVAGKFNLVVKDYANLQEEINQADILIVATGAQNPTVDKQLIQSTKDLLILDLSIPKNVDENVTDLPNVKRIHLDDLSQITDETLERRKKQVPLAESIIEDIKAEFIGWLETRKFAPTIKALKHKLQGFKNAELDTQRKKMANFNEEQAEIISNKIIQKITNHFAHHLKDDAFSTDESLELIKKVFQLENTTKHV; encoded by the coding sequence ATGGAGCACTATCACATGTCAACAGGCACATATTTTTACGCCTTAGGTTTAAGTTATAAAAAAGCAGACGCAGATATTAGAGGTAAATTCAGTTTGGATGAAACGTCAAAATCAGCGCTTTTAAATCAAGCTAAGTCTAATGGTATACAAAGCCTAATCGTTACGTCAACTTGCAACCGTACAGAAATTTACGGATTTGCAGAACACCCCTATCAACTCATTCAACTATTGTGTGACAACACAAAAGGTACTGTTGATGAGTTTCAAAAATACGCTTACATCTATAAAGGTCAGGAAGCCATTACTCACTTATTTAGAGTCGGCTCAGGTTTAGATAGTCAAATTTTAGGTGATTTTGAAATCATAGGTCAACTTAAAAAAAGCACTATAGCCTCTAAAGAGCATGGATTACTAAATCCATTTATAGAGCGTTTAGTAAACTCTGTCATACAAGCAAGTAAACGTATTAAAACTGAAACCGAAATATCTTCAGGGGCAACAAGTGTCTCTTTTGCATCAGTACAGTATATTTTAAACACGATTGACAACGTTACAGATAAAAACATTTTACTATTTGGAACGGGTAAAATTGGACGTAACACTTGTGAAAACCTAGTAAAACATACTAAAAACGAGCAAATAACATTAATAAACAGAACTAAAGGTAAAGCCGAAGCTGTCGCTGGTAAATTTAATTTAGTAGTTAAGGATTATGCTAACTTACAAGAAGAGATTAATCAAGCTGATATCCTAATTGTAGCCACTGGCGCACAAAACCCAACGGTTGACAAGCAGTTAATCCAATCTACAAAGGACTTATTAATTTTAGATTTATCGATTCCTAAAAACGTAGACGAAAACGTAACAGACTTACCTAACGTAAAACGTATACATTTAGATGATTTATCACAAATTACAGACGAAACATTAGAGCGTAGAAAAAAACAAGTACCGTTAGCAGAAAGTATTATTGAAGATATTAAAGCCGAATTTATAGGTTGGTTAGAAACAAGAAAATTTGCGCCAACTATAAAAGCATTAAAACACAAATTACAGGGGTTTAAAAATGCCGAATTAGACACACAACGCAAGAAAATGGCTAACTTCAATGAGGAACAAGCCGAGATTATAAGTAACAAAATTATTCAAAAAATAACCAATCATTTCGCGCACCATTTAAAAGATGATGCTTTCTCAACTGACGAAAGTTTGGAACTAATCAAAAAAGTGTTTCAACTAGAAAACACCACAAAGCATGTCTAA
- a CDS encoding helix-turn-helix transcriptional regulator — protein MEQASSLKNVAKSSFAETQVDQDVFVLTYQNETVKNQTVERFIDSSFIQFHFCLKGGSDFVFNNGSYVLNIAEETSLLLYNPQRDLPIHLEVKPDCWLVSVLISIKKFHGLFSQEADYITFLSSDNKDKKYYKDGKISPSMAIALNQIVNFNLNSSIKTLYFKGKAYELLSLYFNRGEDADIEQCPFLVDETNVTKIKKAKDIIIARVSEPPTLQELSEEISLPLKKLKEGFKQIYGDSVFSFLLDYKMEVARKLLETGGNNVNEVGLKVGYSTSSHFIAAFKKKYGITPKKYIQSI, from the coding sequence ATGGAGCAGGCTTCTTCTTTAAAAAATGTCGCTAAAAGTTCGTTTGCCGAAACGCAAGTGGATCAAGATGTTTTTGTGTTGACTTATCAAAATGAAACGGTTAAAAATCAAACCGTTGAACGGTTTATTGATAGTAGTTTTATTCAGTTTCATTTTTGTTTAAAAGGGGGTAGTGACTTTGTTTTTAACAATGGAAGTTATGTTTTAAACATCGCTGAAGAAACGTCTTTGTTGCTTTATAATCCGCAACGTGATTTGCCTATTCATTTAGAGGTTAAGCCTGATTGTTGGTTGGTTTCGGTTTTAATATCCATCAAGAAATTTCATGGTTTGTTTTCGCAAGAAGCGGATTATATTACTTTTTTGAGCAGTGATAATAAAGACAAGAAGTATTATAAAGACGGTAAAATTTCGCCATCCATGGCTATTGCGTTAAATCAAATTGTGAATTTCAACCTTAATTCGTCCATAAAAACATTATATTTTAAAGGTAAGGCCTACGAGTTGTTGAGCTTGTATTTTAATAGGGGTGAAGATGCAGATATCGAACAGTGTCCGTTTTTAGTAGACGAAACCAATGTCACTAAAATTAAAAAAGCTAAGGATATAATTATCGCAAGAGTATCAGAACCACCAACGCTTCAAGAATTATCTGAAGAAATAAGTTTGCCTTTAAAGAAATTAAAAGAAGGATTTAAGCAGATTTATGGTGATTCTGTTTTTAGCTTTTTATTAGATTATAAGATGGAAGTTGCTAGAAAACTATTGGAAACAGGTGGTAATAATGTGAATGAAGTTGGTTTGAAAGTTGGTTATAGTACGTCTAGCCATTTTATTGCAGCTTTCAAAAAGAAGTATGGTATTACGCCTAAAAAGTATATTCAGTCAATATAA